GACGTTTAAAACTTAAATACAATACAGTATATGATTcataataaagtattaaacaGTCAATTTTCTCGGCTGTTCAGATCACTGACACCGTCGACGACACACGctttaaattataatgaacGTGACAGATTCTACTACACTGAGAGAGACAGAAATCTTTCTTAACTCGTATAGAAAAACGATTTTAGCCAGactattgataaatataaaacaataacaaaatgtATTGTTTGTCAAACGATTGAGTATCAATAGGAAATTGACTTATAACGAAACTAGTAGACAGAATCGTACGATCAGCTTGCAATACTGCGAGAGACCACTCCTGCTTATCTTTGGACTTTCCCCTCTGACGCCCCTACTCCAACACCGTTAAAACACACGTCATTCCCCTATCGGCCTTCAACCAAAGCCGTTTGTATAGAGGTTAACCAGTTTGTCCCACTCTCCTTtccagaaaaaaagaaaggaaaataagataCATGGTAGAGGAAGTGAGAAGAACGAAAGCGATAGGAATACATCGACAATGCAGCCGGACAAAACGCtaacatttaatttctatgCTTTAAGTGCATACAGTTTTGAAAACTACAGGACATTAGTTTAATAAATCCATTGGTTATACagtttgtttatatatatataaatcaattaGAAATATTCGCTCTTCACATTCACGTACcatttaatatgtaaagatatataatatgtaccaCAATATATATGGTTCGTTTTGAACATAGCATATTACAGTAACTTCAGACTTTATCAATTCTACTTATCCTCAAAGTAATTCAAGTATAAAAAAGTCTAAAATACAGTTGAGGAAACatgcattttttaaaccaATATATAGGtctctatataaatatttttgcttgcAAAATACGTGTTTTTTAAGTACATAGTTTgatgtttatataaaacaattttgtcTTTCCATTATACTTAAAATGAAAGTTGCAGTAGATTACATTGTACTGATTATAAACTTGAATTAGTAGATTACATTTATGTTTAGAATgtatataaatctaaaaaaaatattttgatatagtAACTGATTACAAAAATGAGACGTAAGATATATGAGCAATATGATCctaaacttttaatatttctaattcatTTGTTCATAAATTAATGTGTACAGGCTTATTATAAGGTCATTACAGTTTGTAAGAACtttatatgaatattcttACCTTCTTTAATCCATTCATCTAATTTTTCCAGAAGTTTTGTAGCCACTTGTGCACGAGTAGGATGGTCTTCATATGCAGCAGGTGTAGCAACTTCTTTAGTAGGATCTACAGATTTATCATCAAATAAAAACCAATCATCTTCAAATTCATTCGACAGTGTCCCACTAGGGGATACTGGCTCGAACTTCCATAGCCAACTCTCCTGGTCCTGATTGGATGCCATTGTCGTTATAGTCCCAATCAAGATGtgttaaaaaaagatgaaaagaaatttgtgtCGGCTGTGCGACGTAGCTCAAAATGAGCGCCATATTGGctctgaaaatattaaatatatgtattatggaTAATGCAAACAAATATGTATGacaaattgaataattctGTGTTATTGAATgcattttgtttcttattaaatatttcaagtatgaTATAAGAAGATAccttattatttgaaatttgaattgcAAATTCCAAAACAGAACAAAgtaaaaacaatgaaaacatAATGTGAgacatgaaaaatgaattatttattaatcggagactattaataaattacatcatCTATAATTGTATCGTTTATTCGTTACATAAGTTAAAAGTAATTCGTAaccataaaatatatctataaaatgtGAGAAAAATGACCAATTACATCTTCATGACGCAACATTAGATCATGTCATCTGGCCAAATTTTTTGATCATGTTTCGTGACTTAATCGTGCCATAACCTGATTTTGAAACGTAATGTGTAATAGTAACGTAACATTGAGGGGAAAAGATGCATATTAGTTGGTGAAAGGAGTGTTTTTTAAGTTTAAGCGATCTATGGTAGTCTCAGACCTCGGGCATGGATACGATTCACAAAATGGCAGACATATCGTACAATGATCCGAatatcaaatacaaaattagttttttttggatgataaatattacttactCCATGATTAATTAGTCGTGTCGGCACACTTGCGTGTGCAAGCTGTTTTGTGAACTACTGACTCATCTTGCTCGTGAtgcgaaatatagaaaatattcaaacgtcTTTCCTTTGTGACACATGGATGGCGAATGAGCGTCTCTTTCGGAGAATTTGACCGCTGAGGTCACGTGATTAGGGAATGCGTACGCAAAGGTGCTCAGTTTGAAGCATTTTCATGGATTTTCTGCGCAGGTTATGTCACTGcgatatcgtatattttttcttttttttttactttctacgCGTATTGTTATAATTACTGCTTTGATTTGATAGTATTATAActctatatataattattaataatttggtggtagtttttaaatgtaatataaaatacattataattaaatgttttcgtcgtaaattaaaagaactgtggtttaataatttatgggTGTTATCCCtcgaaaaaatatgtttatacatatttttgcatatcttttattttatagtcattaaactttattatttgaaaaagaaatacgacTTAGTGGAGAGATTGGGATGGCAACTCTTAAGAAAAATACAACATAAATGGAGAATGAAAGGGATATTTTGCAATACTTGACATGAATAATGAacagatattttcatttgataaaaaacatttattatgtaattatattttctaaaacacATTTATAAGTGATTGTTTCGAAATACGCGGGAATTTTAATTCTTggcaataaatttcatatttctccaTGTGATTAGTCaagtaattaataagaaatcatatcaaatacatgaaataatgatatttctttGCACTTCCTACATCTTGTACAtcgtatatttatgtatattatgattcaactttgtaacaattatcgaatatacatataattaaatttctttatctaattaataatagtatgGAATTGTTTCTTTGACAACTACACGTTGTTTGGTGGTTAGTTACTTCTTTTCTGCTTGAAATAGTCATTCCTTAAACacttatttataaacattccAAATATTGTTCTTGTGTGTACCGGTACAAGTAGTACAATGATCTTCTGAATCCCATGGCACCAATAGCCTGTACTGGAATTCGTCTTTCCAAGCGTGTTAATCGCATTTTTGGCATATGTCGTCGTACTAGGAACAAAAATACTAGATACCTgtaacgttattaattaattacaaccATTATCTGCAAATTAATTCACTCATTTTCACGTATTTATCTTCGATTTACCTGTAATCGATCGCTGAACGCGTTTATCTTTGTATTTACGAAAAACGGGGTCAAATGCTGTACAGTTATTCCACATTTGGAATATTCGGCTTCGAGCGCCTCAGAAAAGCTTTTGATGTAAATCTTTGTCGCTGCGTACACAGTCATTAATGGCAATGGTTGAAATGCCGAACCGGATGATATGTTAACGATAGCACCTTTTCCACGTTTTTGCATTTGTCCGATGACTATTCGTGTCATTAATGTAGTAGCTCCAACGTTGACATTGATGATATCCCATAATGTGTCTTCTGGGACTTCTCCAACATACATCGGATAACTATACTGCATACCTACGTTGTTTACTACAACATTGAACTaggtttatatgtataaacagaCAAGCatcttattttacattaacgATTTTCGATAGATAAATATCATGTtgcgtaaaaaataaaatttataaacggATTCATAAATGTAGACAAAATATGCAAGAAGATAAAGATGTCTCAGTCACCTAAGATACTAATTGGAATATCTTTCAGTTGTTTCGCAAGCTtctcaaaaatttctttgccTTTGCTGAAATCCGCCACGATCACCTGTACTTTAATTGTCGGATTCtcttgtataatttcattttttgttttctccaGTTTCTCTAGAGTACGACTGATTAGCACCAGGTTTATTCCTTTTGCAGCTAACTCTTTTGCGTAAGCTTTGCCAATCCCATCGGTGGATCCAGTTACgacttaaatgaaatatttcttaatatttgacgaatatatacgttatatatttgaGTAATTCTTACCTGCCCAATCGCCAAACTTTGCTCGTAGATCGAGTGGTTTCGAGTTAATTATCGGCACGAGGATCTCCCATAGCGCACCACAAATTCTGCTGACAGAATTTGCAAACAACCACAATACTAGCACAATGACGAATAGCCAGAATACAACTTGTTGTAGCATTTTCCTTTGaagtaattatttcgttttatagcTCCGAACAAAATGATAGGAGGTTGTTGTCTGCGAAACATTTTATgttctaatttaaataaaatcgagaAGATTGACCATATCAACTTCttatatgagaaaataatttcgatgatGATGCAGAATCTTTAAACTATTGGTTCAtcagtttaaaatattttataatttgttttctatatatagaattacaaGTATAATTCGCGTTGTTAATGTGTCATGTTACCTAAATTATTGAACTGTTCTATTTCTTGTAAACAAATATGATAGCAATAATATGTTATGATCATGGCACGGTATGATTTTCACGAATATTGCTAAcgacaataatttctttaccTCCCTACGAtacttcgttttatttatttttaggcGATGGTTAGTCAACGAAGACCGAAACGAGACTGAAACCACTTGTGATAGGTTGACGGTATAAAAGGCGACTGAAGGCTAAACACTTTCTCCAGTTGGTATAAACAACATGATGTGACGGACCAACAGGTGACTATTACATTCTAAACTATAGGTGACTATAATTCGGTTCCTTACGTGCATGAAGTGCAAAATGATAgaattatttctgttttacCTTCTCTGGGCGACAATTTGTCGTCGACTCACGCTAGATCTGTCGATAGAAATATGTTTGATCAGAACTCTTGCATTTGTTATgcatctaattaattttttattctttgtaattaTTGATCACATGTTATTTGATTGCAATAAGTGGAAAATTCTAAATGCTGGTAATTAACAAGGTTGAAGTCATTATTGCACCTATTTATATACCTTCAgcgttaattttttttcacctTATATACGAAGTGGAAAAAAAGCGAATTGTATATGAAGTAGTcaacaatttatattacgatTAAGATTACCTTTCTATGATATGCATGTTTTCTATACcatgtaatttttctatgaCTATCTCAACGAACTTAGGGAATCttaatgaagaaaaatcaaattttgcaatatttaccAGACGAATTCGTGGCAACCCCAGCCTCGGAAAGTGGGTACACAGGTGAAGGAAAAGGATCGCCACGTTTGCCAGCGAAGAAACGAGGATGGGACGCAATAGACGCGCGCGCAGTTTCTTTCACTTCTACAAACTAGCACCACGTTCCATTCTTATGTCAGAGGGGCCTCCGAGTCAAGGCAATAGCCGTTTGTCCATCGTATCGGCTCGACCGTCCGAAGTATTTCATATCGCGTGTCTACCTCGAAATCTTCGGTGTTTCTAGTGACATTTCGCGCCACGTGTTTgtcatcgattaattaaattagattaaagAATTTGACTAGAGGGGGACTCAGCTAAATGTAGGTCGTTTTATTTAAGAAGCAGTTTATCCGCGATATTTTTTGCAACGAATTCCCAAGAATTTTGGGGGGACGTTCGATTTTTACGAAGGTGCACGAGCCAGTAAAACATGCCACGTAGAATTTGGCAGCGCATGGTCCAATCTGTTGACGCATAACAGGTGAGTCTCTCTCATCTTTCGACTATTCGAGGACGATGACGCGTGCTCGAATAATTTTCCGGCTCGACTGCTCGCGTGTTTGTGTTGACAGTTAAGCACGACGAACATCGATATCTCGTGGCATCGATAATTTCTATTGATGCAAAAGATAAACGTAAGTATTTATCACTATGGTTCTTAATCAGAAGGAGAACTCGCACGATACGGTCAAGAACGAGTTCCAATGCCATTGCATAATGGAATACGAGATTTGATTTGCAACGTCGTTCGATTATTAGACCGCTTTATTGACGTAACGAATTTTTAATGTCTATTATTCCATCTGCAGCATAATTCactttcgtattttaatcTCAACCGATATCATGGTCGAAGGTTATCGAGAGGTTAGCTCATTTATATATTGGGTGAGTCTCGTTCGTTCGCCGTTAATCCTTCGTTCATAATTACTTGGATAAgggaatttcaaaataaatctaACGATAATTGTTAGAATGATTGTAAAAATGTCGTCTATTTGTTTTTATGTGGTCTTTTTGACGTTAAGAGTCGGCGTTAACAGCTGAAGCGTCACCGATAACTAAGGATCAGTTATAACGGGCATAGTAATTTCATAGCCATGAATATCGATGTTTCCATTCATGAATCCAGAAGGTATTTAGACCAGGATGCTTTTTTGCATGAAACTTGTCAATTCCCATAGTTGTTATCTTAAACCTTTGTAGGATGTTACAagtaaaatgataatatagaAAGATGCCGTACGATGACAAAATTATCTTGATCGgtgcaaaatatttaatttttgtgcaaaaatttattagcCAGTCTATCgagtattttattcaatttttatgaatacagtGTCATTTTATAATGCTGTCTACTTTTTTATTCCATAGAAAATCTTTACGTAACAGAAATTGATACTCTGTTATCATAATCTATTTTTGAACTTACATACtaacgtttaataaattaatctaaatttaatCTTTGCAAAGAAATGGTGTCATGGCCTAAAAGGGATATGTATGTATCATGAAATTTTAGAACAGGTCTTCTCTCGAGAGATCGGATGAATTTTTTCTTCGCGGAAAAGTGGTTTAGCTTCAAGCCGTTTCGAATTAAACGTAGCCCACTTTCGCAGCTTGTTAAAGAAGTATGCTCTAGATATCTAGATGTCAAATGTACCGTGCGCTGTCCATTCAGAACCGGCTTTAAAGGACTTTAGTCGGAAAAGAATTCGAAACGGTGGCGCTTGACCTAATTATCGTGTCTTTTGGATTCCGGTTACGATATAGATCGTTCTATGCTTCGACTGCATTGATAATTATCGAATGTGTTTAACTTACttcttgttttctctttcGCAATGGTTAAATAATTCGTTGAGTTTGCACGCGATTTACGAAGAGTGAATGCATGGCTGGAATCGGGAGAATTGACATCAATGACGTTTAATTGAAGTAAGGTGGCTGAGCTGCTGGTATTTCTCAAGCGATTAAAATTGACTCGGCAAAGCATATAACACGATCGCGAAAGCAAACATTTTACGTACCTCAAAATAacattctttcattcttttttcttttcttttccttgaaCGATGTTTTTATACGTAAGAAATTCCATTTGTAATGGAACGTATTTTTGAACTTTACAGGAACatttgaacaaataaaaaagtttgataaataattctatatcaAGATAAATCAATGTCCCGGGTGGACGGAAAGGACGATGACAGAATGCCGTGTTTGGGGGACAGTTCTGCTTCTTatcaatatttcaagtttaatGGTAGATGCGAGCGCATTTGGGGGACGCACTTCGACGAAcgatgagaaaagaagatcCTTCGAGACGGAGGATTCTGTATATTCTTGGACAGGACCGAACGCCCTGGCGAGATCCGCTTTGGTGGAACGTCAGGAGAGATTACAGTACAATTGCGAGGAGATTTTCGAAGACAGAAACTCTCTGAATGAGGACTTGAATCCAGAATCCTTTAGGAATATTCTCGTCGACGAACAACACGAACTTTTATACTGTTACGTTCCCAAGGTACAAATAAATTCTAGATAAAGGAAGCAAGAAAAGGAGTAGGTGATtttaggaaaataatatttcagctAAGAATCGAAAGAATTATGGAACTTTTTGATGGGTTCTATTTAAAACATGCGCCGTGGAActtttttagaaaatgttcTCGCATTATAAGTTTCGGTGAGGATAGATAAAGAAAAGTTCTTGAAAAAAAAGTTTTAATCTGGATAGagcttataaaatataaaaataaagatttttctaTAACAAGAAGAGATGTTTTATTCAtcaatattaaatcaatattcaTTAGCATTAAAAGGTTCTTAATTAATGTAACAAATACCATCCAATGAATAATAGTA
This sequence is a window from Bombus pyrosoma isolate SC7728 linkage group LG10, ASM1482585v1, whole genome shotgun sequence. Protein-coding genes within it:
- the LOC122571837 gene encoding inactive hydroxysteroid dehydrogenase-like protein 1, yielding MLQQVVFWLFVIVLVLWLFANSVSRICGALWEILVPIINSKPLDLRAKFGDWAVVTGSTDGIGKAYAKELAAKGINLVLISRTLEKLEKTKNEIIQENPTIKVQVIVADFSKGKEIFEKLAKQLKDIPISILVNNVGMQYSYPMYVGEVPEDTLWDIINVNVGATTLMTRIVIGQMQKRGKGAIVNISSGSAFQPLPLMTVYAATKIYIKSFSEALEAEYSKCGITVQHLTPFFVNTKINAFSDRLQVSSIFVPSTTTYAKNAINTLGKTNSSTGYWCHGIQKIIVLLVPVHTRTIFGMFINKCLRNDYFKQKRSN